One stretch of Francisella sp. LA112445 DNA includes these proteins:
- the trmL gene encoding tRNA (uridine(34)/cytosine(34)/5-carboxymethylaminomethyluridine(34)-2'-O)-methyltransferase TrmL translates to MINIALYEPEIPPNTGNIIRLCANVGANLHLIEPLGFKLEDKQLRRAGLDYHEFADLKIYKDFDEFYEKNKSKKIWACTTKAKQYYHQVDFDCDDILLFGPETRGLPNEVLELLKQTQIKIPMHKNSRSLNLSNSVAVILYGALNNIGFDKLGLL, encoded by the coding sequence ATGATAAATATAGCTCTATACGAACCAGAAATACCACCAAATACTGGCAATATTATTAGATTGTGTGCAAATGTGGGTGCTAATTTACACCTAATAGAACCTTTGGGGTTTAAGTTAGAGGATAAACAGTTAAGAAGAGCGGGCTTAGATTACCATGAGTTTGCGGATCTTAAGATTTATAAAGACTTTGACGAATTTTATGAAAAAAATAAGTCCAAAAAGATTTGGGCTTGTACTACAAAGGCTAAGCAATATTACCATCAAGTAGATTTTGATTGTGATGATATTTTACTCTTTGGACCTGAAACACGAGGACTTCCTAATGAGGTTCTAGAGCTACTAAAACAAACTCAAATTAAGATTCCAATGCACAAAAATAGCCGTAGCCTAAACTTATCGAATTCAGTAGCAGTTATATTATATGGGGCTTTAAATAATATAGGTTTTGATAAGCT